A DNA window from Nerophis ophidion isolate RoL-2023_Sa linkage group LG13, RoL_Noph_v1.0, whole genome shotgun sequence contains the following coding sequences:
- the LOC133564571 gene encoding T-cell surface glycoprotein CD3 epsilon chain-like, which produces MKNKIALTWIHLLITVAGAADQGGVSFWKESFTMKCPQDGKWFHGKSEVGPKSSSHTVYYDGNTKGLYHCEYGLQMPTVKYYFYVEGNGCSHCFEMDGVLLGLAIVADVSVTATVMILIYRCAKKRNAAQANEGPMPPSPDYEPLNIHGQDAYSFLNNTKTR; this is translated from the exons atgaaaaacaagaTCGCGCTGACCTGGATTCACCTCCTGATAACAGTTGCCGGGGCAGCTGATCAAG GTGGAGTATCGTTCTGGAAAGAAAGCTTCACGATGAAATGTCCACAAGATGGGAAATGGTTccatggaaaaagtgaagtgggGCCCAAAAGCAGCTCCCACACTGTTTATTACGATGGAAATACCAAAGGCCTTTATCATTGTGAATACGGTCTCCAAATGCCTACCGTAAAATACTATTTCTACGTTGAAGGAAACG GCTGCTCACATTGTTTTGagatggatggagtcctgttggGGCTGGCTATTGTTGCAGATGTGAGTGTAACAGCAACAGTGATGATCCTGATCTACCGTTGCGCCAAGAAGAGAAATGCCGCACAGG CAAATGAAGGTCCAATGCCACCCTCACCTGACTATGAG CCCCTCAACATACATGGCCAGGATGCATACTCCTtcctaaacaacaccaaaacaagATGA